TGAGTGACAAAACCATGGAAATAGTTATATTTAAAGAGTTGGGCAACAATGTATTTGATGATTTCTCTTAGCTGCATTTCCGGCTTGCCATCCTTGATGGTATCTGCAAATTCTGAAAAATTCTCTCTGGTTTTCAGTACGCGGTACTGATAGAGATACGACATCATTTTTTCTTTGGAGCCGAAATAGTAAGAAATCATTGCCACGTTGATGTTGGCCCGGGAACAGATATCTCTTACTGAAGTTCCTTCATAGCCTTTTTTTGCAATAAGCTCTTCAGCAATATCCAGGATATGGATCTGTTTTTCTGTAAATTTTTTTCTCATGAAGTGCAGTTTGAGTAAAGTTAAGAAATTTTTAACAATTTTATAAACGTTCGTTTAATAATTTAAATTAATTTTCTGGATAATCGTACTTTTGTCCATGGACTTTTTTGATTTTCATCATCATAAG
The Chryseobacterium sp. W4I1 DNA segment above includes these coding regions:
- a CDS encoding TetR/AcrR family transcriptional regulator yields the protein MRKKFTEKQIHILDIAEELIAKKGYEGTSVRDICSRANINVAMISYYFGSKEKMMSYLYQYRVLKTRENFSEFADTIKDGKPEMQLREIIKYIVAQLFKYNYFHGFVTQELRHTENLKDELLDFYQLFVKKLDDVIKKGVASGVFTFTPKPEDILTMIIGSTLFVIRNKNFYELYVPSKNEETYAKEAEKKVRMNLLVSVFAILGYAAD